In Verrucomicrobiia bacterium, a genomic segment contains:
- a CDS encoding ABC transporter ATP-binding protein, translating into MEPDPVDMRFDDRRPWWTLYQLYRPERRWMLLALVSYVLKASPVWILPVITANIIDLIARQRAGGLRSLWLNAAVGAVAIAQNIPSAAAYVHCLSRGIRNMEVRLRSALVRRLQMLSISYHSRASTGALQTKVTRDVESVEMLSRQIVDVGFFAAVTILVALGVTAWRVPAFLPVFLFFVPLIWLVRHCLAGRLQQHNENLRREIEGMNSLVLGMISMIPITRAHAAEAEEVARLENRFASVRSAARAFDFVAGTFGATGWAVLMLFNLAGLSAAALLSYRGLLPLTPGDLVLLAGYFNAIMAAVMQLNAMLPLITRGFDGLRSIGEVLACPDIEENRGKRCVQPVRGEFVFEAVSFRYASDDGDAPPALQHLTFRVAAGETIGLIGPSGSGKSTLAGLITGFHRPTSGRILLDGVDMSLIDLR; encoded by the coding sequence GACGCTGTATCAGCTTTATCGCCCTGAGCGCCGCTGGATGTTGCTGGCGTTGGTTTCCTATGTGTTAAAGGCCAGCCCCGTTTGGATTCTGCCCGTCATTACGGCAAACATCATTGACCTCATCGCCCGGCAACGCGCCGGCGGACTGCGCTCGCTCTGGCTCAACGCCGCCGTCGGTGCGGTGGCGATTGCCCAGAACATTCCGAGTGCGGCCGCGTATGTCCATTGCCTGAGCCGGGGCATCCGCAACATGGAGGTCCGGTTGCGCTCGGCGCTGGTGCGGCGGTTGCAGATGCTTTCAATCAGTTACCACAGCCGGGCCAGCACCGGCGCTTTGCAGACGAAGGTCACACGCGACGTGGAGTCCGTTGAGATGTTGAGCCGCCAGATTGTGGACGTTGGCTTCTTTGCGGCGGTAACGATTCTGGTGGCGCTGGGCGTCACGGCGTGGCGCGTGCCGGCGTTTCTGCCGGTGTTCCTGTTCTTCGTGCCGCTGATCTGGCTTGTGCGCCATTGCCTGGCGGGGCGCCTGCAGCAGCACAACGAGAACCTGCGCCGGGAAATCGAGGGCATGAACTCGCTCGTGCTGGGGATGATCAGCATGATTCCCATCACCCGCGCCCACGCCGCGGAGGCAGAAGAGGTGGCGCGCCTGGAGAACCGGTTTGCCAGCGTCCGCAGCGCCGCCCGTGCGTTTGACTTTGTGGCGGGCACGTTCGGGGCCACCGGCTGGGCGGTTTTGATGCTGTTCAATCTCGCCGGCCTGAGCGCGGCGGCATTGCTGAGTTATCGCGGACTCCTGCCGCTGACGCCGGGCGACCTGGTTCTGCTGGCGGGATACTTCAACGCGATCATGGCGGCGGTCATGCAGTTGAATGCCATGCTGCCGCTCATCACGCGCGGCTTCGATGGACTGCGCAGCATTGGCGAAGTCCTCGCCTGTCCGGACATTGAAGAAAATCGCGGCAAACGATGCGTTCAACCGGTGCGGGGCGAGTTTGTCTTTGAAGCGGTCAGCTTCCGCTACGCGAGCGACGACGGCGATGCGCCGCCGGCATTGCAGCACCTCACGTTTCGGGTCGCCGCGGGTGAAACCATCGGCCTGATTGGTCCCAGCGGCTCCGGCAAGTCCACGCTGGCCGGCCTGATCACGGGATTTCACCGGCCGACGAGCGGGCGCATTTTGCTGGACGGCGTGGACATGAGCCTCATCGATCTGCG